The Microcoleus sp. FACHB-831 DNA window TGCCAAGCTTTACGCTCACTGGCAGACAGTGAATTATAGGGAATCATACGGCTTGTTCGCGTGTAACGGGATACTGTTCAACCACGAGTCGCCACGTAGGGGCGAAACCTTTGTTACGCGCAAAATTACTAGAGCGATCGCTCGCATCATAGCTGGAAAGCAGAAAAAACTCTATCTGGGTAATCTCGACTCCAAACGCGATTGGGGCTATGCCAAAGACTATGTAAGGGCAATGTGGCTAATGCTACAGCAAGACCAACCGGATGATTACGTGATTGCTACCGGGGAAACATACTCAATTCGCCAATTCCTCGATGTTGCCTTTGGTTACGTCAAGCTCGATTGGCACGACTATGTAGAGTTTGACGAACGCTATCTGCGCCCAGCAGAGGTAGAATTGCTAATCGGCGACCCCACTAAAGCAAAACAGAAGCTAGGATGGGAGCCTTCCGTAACATTTGAAGAATTAGTTGGTTTGATGGTGGAAGGTGATATGCAAGCTATAGGCTTGCCTATGCCCAACGGCAATCATTCCCAGAACGCTGAAAGTATGGCCACGATTCGCCAGAACGTGGGCAGTATGCACGACTAGAGAGTTAGGAGTTATGAGTTATGAGTTATGAGTTAATTCAAAACTCATAACTCATAATTTTTAGGAGATACCCTGAAGCTAGGCGAGAATGGCAATAGATATGGCAACTATAGATTTGAACGACAAAAGGATTCTAGTCACTGGTGGGGCTGGTTTTTTGGGACGTCAGGTGATAGACCAGCTGTGTAAAGCTGGGGCTGACCAGCAGAAGATAACAATACCGCGATCGCGCGAACACGATCTCCGTTCCCTAGAAGCTTGTCAGCGAGTCGTCCAACAGCAGGACATCATCATCCACCTAGCCGCCCACGTCGGCGGTATTGGTCTAAACCTGGTAAAACCCGCTGAGTTGTTCTACGACAACTTGATGATGGGCGCCCAGCTAATTCACGCTGCTTATGAAGCAGGCGTCCAAAAGTTTGTCATGGTTGGCACAATTTGCGCCTACCCTAAGTTCACCCCGGTGCCCTTTAAAGAAGACGACCTGTGGAACGGCTATCCGGAAGAAACCAATGCCCCTTATGGCGTTGCCAAGAAAGCCTTGCTTGTGCAACTCCAGTCTTATAGACAGCAATATGGGTTCAATGGCATCTACCTGTTGCCAGTAAACTTGTACGGGCCAGAAGATAATTTTGACCCTAAGAGTTCTCACGTAATTCCAGCGTTGATACGCAAAATACACGAGGCGCAGCAAAGGGGAGACAAGCAACTGCCAGTTTGGGGTGATGGTAGCCCTACCCGCGAGTTTCTCTACTCAACTGACGCCGCCTTGGGCATTGTCATGGGCACGCAGTTGTATGACGACGCTGAACCCGTTAACTTGGGCACAAATTATGAGATTTCCATCAAGGATTTGGTGGAACTCATCTGCGAACTGATGGATTATCAGGGCGAAATTGTCTGGGAAACGGATAAGCCGAACGGTCAGCCGCGTCGTTGCTTAGATACCGAACGCGCAAAGCAAGCTTTTGGCTTTACTGCTAAGGTAGGTTTCAAAGAAGGGCTGAAAAATACCATTGATTGGTATCGCCAACACGCAGAATAAATTGTAGGGCGGGCAATGCCCGCCCTGCCTAATTAAAGCATTAAATTAAAATTCGAGCCTTAAAGCGATCGGCTGTAATTTTTCTAGGGCGACTTATTGAAATGGGCCAAGCTGTTAAGCCGAACAGAAGCAGCAGCGATCGCGCTTGAGGTGGTGCTGGAGTTATGAATGGATAAAGCGGAATTAAGGCGATCGCTCCTCAAAAAACGCCAATCTATGTCAGTCGAAGAATGGAGAGAAAAGAGCGATCGCATCTGTTCGCACCTAGAAGCTTCGTCTCTGTTTGCTGGCGCTAAAACGGTTCTAGCTTATTTCAGTTTTCGACAAGAACCCGATATCAGTTCTTTGTTTGCTAGCGATCGCACTTGGGGATTTCCCCGCTGCGTTGGCGACTCGCTTGAGTGGCATATCTGCAAACCAGGCGATTCTTTACAAAATGGCCCTTATGGTATCCTTGAACCGCATCCGGAATCGCCCACCATCCCGCCAAGTGACGTAGATTTAATTCTCATCCCTGCTGTTGCTTGTGACTATCGCGGGTATAGATTGGGTTATGGCGGCGGTTATTATGACAGGTTGCTTACTTTACCAAATTGGGCAAACAAACCTACCTTGGGCATTGTATTTGAATTTGCTTTATTGCCCTATTTTCCTGTTGATTCATGGGATAAGCAACTACACGGCGTTTTTACCGAATTTGGGTTACGGATGGTGCGATGAAATTGCTTACTTCCAACCTCTTGAACCCCGCGCACGGGACGAACGTCCCATGCGCGTCAACCACTGTTTTTGGTTAGACAAATACAATTACTATATTATGATGGTATGTTGCATAAAGCAAGAGTTTTTACAAAAATAAATCTAGATTTTTACCGTAAAAATACAAGTTGGGGGATGGATTTATTACAAAGTAAAAACTGATAGAACTTAAAATTTTAGACACTGAGATTAGTAAAAAAAGACCTGCCTGAGCAAAATAAGATGATAATCAGCAAAACGACAAACCCAAAACGCCAAAACATAAATCAAAAGCTGTGGTGGAAAGGCGTTGGGATATATGGGACGCTATTAGCGATCGCGCTTTTGATGCTCTTTCCCCTACTCTGGCTGATCGGCACAGCATTTAAAGACAAAAGTGAAAACATCTTTCAGTTTCCACCCCAGCTAATACCAAGTCACCCCACATTCGAGAACTTTGTCACAGTTTGGCAAAACAATCCCTTTGCCACCTACCTCATTAACAGCACAATCGTCGCAGTATTAACCGTTGGCTTAAATTTACTGTTTTGCGCTTTAGCAGCCTACCCCTTAGCAAGGCTCGATTTTCGAGGTAGAGAAGTTATTTTT harbors:
- the gmd gene encoding GDP-mannose 4,6-dehydratase; translated protein: MTQRKRALITGITGQDGSYLSEFLLSQDYEVHGIIRRTSTFNTDRIDHIYIDPHNEEARLFLHYGDLTDGVTLRRILEEVKPVEIYNLGAQSHVRVSFDSPEYTVDSVGMGTLRLLEAIRDYQQRTGIEVRFYQAGSSEMYGKVQEVPQKETTPFYPRSPYACAKLYAHWQTVNYRESYGLFACNGILFNHESPRRGETFVTRKITRAIARIIAGKQKKLYLGNLDSKRDWGYAKDYVRAMWLMLQQDQPDDYVIATGETYSIRQFLDVAFGYVKLDWHDYVEFDERYLRPAEVELLIGDPTKAKQKLGWEPSVTFEELVGLMVEGDMQAIGLPMPNGNHSQNAESMATIRQNVGSMHD
- a CDS encoding GDP-L-fucose synthase, which codes for MATIDLNDKRILVTGGAGFLGRQVIDQLCKAGADQQKITIPRSREHDLRSLEACQRVVQQQDIIIHLAAHVGGIGLNLVKPAELFYDNLMMGAQLIHAAYEAGVQKFVMVGTICAYPKFTPVPFKEDDLWNGYPEETNAPYGVAKKALLVQLQSYRQQYGFNGIYLLPVNLYGPEDNFDPKSSHVIPALIRKIHEAQQRGDKQLPVWGDGSPTREFLYSTDAALGIVMGTQLYDDAEPVNLGTNYEISIKDLVELICELMDYQGEIVWETDKPNGQPRRCLDTERAKQAFGFTAKVGFKEGLKNTIDWYRQHAE
- a CDS encoding 5-formyltetrahydrofolate cyclo-ligase — protein: MDKAELRRSLLKKRQSMSVEEWREKSDRICSHLEASSLFAGAKTVLAYFSFRQEPDISSLFASDRTWGFPRCVGDSLEWHICKPGDSLQNGPYGILEPHPESPTIPPSDVDLILIPAVACDYRGYRLGYGGGYYDRLLTLPNWANKPTLGIVFEFALLPYFPVDSWDKQLHGVFTEFGLRMVR